The stretch of DNA CGTATTTAGAGAGAGGATGTAACTATGGCTGGAAAAGGTGGAGATACCCGTGCGGGGCGTCCTGTTAAAGGGCCGTCTGACAAGAAGCGTCGTGAGAAAGTTCAGCGCAAGCGTTTGATCGGTCTTGGCGTGGATGCTGATAAAGTCAAGAAGATGGACGCATCCGCGGTCCGGATCATGCTTAAGGCACCGAAGAAGATCAAAAAGTAAGACGTTGATTACCCATTTAACCGGCATCGCCTCACAAGGGCTTTGTCGGTTTTTTTTATGCACCTGATTTTGCATGAGGTAGGAACTGACAGAATGAACAGAATTTACAAACTCATTTTGTGCATTCTGTTTATTCTGTCAGGTTCGGTTCATGCGGCCCCTCCGTTCAGCCATATTGTCACGCCGACGGACCGGACCGTTCTGGATCCTGCCATTCCCGGTACGTTTCAACCCACTGCGGCGGGAACTGTTGAGTCGGCACTCTACGGGTCAGTCCGGACCGTCAAAATCGGCTCGCACATGTATCCCTCTTTTCATGAGGGGATTGATATTGCCCCTTTGGCGCGCACGGGCCGCGGGGTTCCTCTCGACAGCGTTCATGCCGTGGCGGCGGGGACGGTTGGCTACATTAATTCCAGATCCGGCAATTCGAACTATGGGAACTATGTGGTCCTGCTGCATCAGGACTCCCTGGGTACGGTTTACACCCTGTATGCCCACCTGGCCGTGATCTCCCCTGAGTTGAGGGTGGGCCAGAAGGTGGAGCCGGGCGGCCTTCTGGGCACCCTCGGCAACACCTCTTCGAACCCCATTCCGCTGACTCGCGCCCATTTGCATTTTGAGGTCGGGCTGATTGGGAATGAACGGTTTGGGGCGTGGTTCCGGGCACAGAAATTGACGCCGGACCATGGCCTGTTTAATGGGCAAAATCTCTTTGCTTTAAATCCCCTTGAGTTTTTTAAAAGTGTGGACCGGTTAGCCTCAACAGGGTTTAAAGGGTTTGTATCCGGCGTTCCGCGGGCGTTCACGCTCCTGATCCCTGTGGCTCGCCCGCTGGACTTTTTCCGGCGTTACCCCGGCCTGTGGGAGGGCGCGCCGTTTCAGGGGGGCGGGCTGGTGATCATGTGTTCCGAAAATGGCGCCATTTTATCCGGACGCAGCGCAACGTCCGACGAGATGCAGTCGGCCGGTTCAGGTAAAGTGGCCCTCCTCAATGTGGATGCCAAAGTGCTGGGGCGGAACGGGTGCCGGCTGGTCGTGGAGGATCGCGGGCGCTGGCGATTGGGCGAAAAGGGCACCCGTTGGCTAGAGATCCTTCAATATCAGTAGCAGTGTTCTTTTGAAGGAAACGTGCCTGATTCCACGTCGGCTTTGTACGCTTTGAAGGCCTCGATCATTTGGTCGCCCAGATTGGCGTACCGTTTCACGAACTTTGGGGTGGTGTTTCCCGACAGGCCCAGTAGATCATGGCTAACCAGCACCTGCCCATCGCAATCCGGGCCGGCCCCGATGCCGATGGTGGGGACTTGCACCGACTTGGTGATGGTTGCGCCCAGGGTGGCGGGCACACATTCAATGACGATGCCGAATACGCCCGACTCCTCTAATACTTTGGCGTCGTTGATCAGCCGTTCCGCCTCGGAGGTGTGCCGGCCCTGAACCTTGTAGCCGCTCTGCCGGATACTTTGCGGGGTCAATCCGATATGGCCAAGAACCGGGATGCCATTCGAGACGAGCGCGGCAGCGGTCTGTGCGCGGAAGGCTCCGCCCTCAATCTTTACCGCATCCGCTCCGGCTTCCTTGAGGAAACGACCGGCGTTTTGAAGCGCTTGCTCAATCGAGATCTGATAGGACATGAAGGGCATGTCGGCAATGATCAGGGCGTTTTTGACGCCTTGCGCCACGGCCGCTGTATGATGCAGCATCTGTTCCATGGTAACGGACAGGGTCGTCGTGTGACCGAGCATGGTATTGGCCAGGGAGTCGCCGACCAGGGCCATATGAATGCCGGCCGCATCGACATATTTTGCGGTGGTAAAATCATAGGCGGTCAGGCAGGAGATTTTGCCTTGCCCCTTGAGCTGCTTGATCCGGTCGGCGGTCCATTTGGTTTGCATGGTTACTTCAATACCCGAATCGCTTCAAAAACTCAAACTTAACGCGGTGGAGAGAATGGTGTCACTTGGCTTGACGTCCTCACTCGGGGTGCTGTCGTACCGGTTCTGATAGCAGACATTCAGGCTGAGGTTGCGGGTGATATAGGAGGCAAGACCGATCTCCGAGTTGATGAAAGACACACTGGGATCGGCCAATTTTGGGATATATTCGACGGTGACCCAACCCAGCACATGGTCATTCATCAGTTTTTCCGCCGTAATCGCCGTCCGTCCTGCCGCGTAACCGTCTTCATTCTTGTCTTTTTTTTCTTCAACATAACCTGCCCCGATTTCAAGATTCAGAAGGGAGGATTTGGTGCGGATCAAGTGAACGCCGGGTGAGAGAATGCCCGTGAAGCGGTAAGACAGCTCGGCCATGGGATCGGTCGCCCAGTCAAGGGTTCCGAGCGCATACATGGTGGTGGTCAATTGCCGCTCATAGCGCAAGGTCGCCGCGGCATTTTCCGTGTCCTTGGTCCCGTCGCTTTCACCATAGGCCCCGTGGGCCCGGAGTCGGATCGTATTGGCGTCCTTCTCCTTCACGGTGTCGACTCCCAGCGAATAGCGCAGGGTGTCGCTGTTGCCGCGTGTCATGTTCATGCCGAAATCAAGATTCCGCTGCCAGTCGGTGGTACTGCGCACC from bacterium encodes:
- a CDS encoding M23 family metallopeptidase; amino-acid sequence: MNRIYKLILCILFILSGSVHAAPPFSHIVTPTDRTVLDPAIPGTFQPTAAGTVESALYGSVRTVKIGSHMYPSFHEGIDIAPLARTGRGVPLDSVHAVAAGTVGYINSRSGNSNYGNYVVLLHQDSLGTVYTLYAHLAVISPELRVGQKVEPGGLLGTLGNTSSNPIPLTRAHLHFEVGLIGNERFGAWFRAQKLTPDHGLFNGQNLFALNPLEFFKSVDRLASTGFKGFVSGVPRAFTLLIPVARPLDFFRRYPGLWEGAPFQGGGLVIMCSENGAILSGRSATSDEMQSAGSGKVALLNVDAKVLGRNGCRLVVEDRGRWRLGEKGTRWLEILQYQ
- the panB gene encoding 3-methyl-2-oxobutanoate hydroxymethyltransferase; amino-acid sequence: MQTKWTADRIKQLKGQGKISCLTAYDFTTAKYVDAAGIHMALVGDSLANTMLGHTTTLSVTMEQMLHHTAAVAQGVKNALIIADMPFMSYQISIEQALQNAGRFLKEAGADAVKIEGGAFRAQTAAALVSNGIPVLGHIGLTPQSIRQSGYKVQGRHTSEAERLINDAKVLEESGVFGIVIECVPATLGATITKSVQVPTIGIGAGPDCDGQVLVSHDLLGLSGNTTPKFVKRYANLGDQMIEAFKAYKADVESGTFPSKEHCY
- a CDS encoding DUF481 domain-containing protein encodes the protein MSFSHQKLLATVLTVLCLHWSGAAQTPLTPESQSPNVTPVITPDTPPVIPPVEIAPVITNEVPVVTNQVPVIKPKTGVKSGTSNVLSAFASSFGSSYSVSGRTLKFPVSPSMVRSTTDWQRNLDFGMNMTRGNSDTLRYSLGVDTVKEKDANTIRLRAHGAYGESDGTKDTENAAATLRYERQLTTTMYALGTLDWATDPMAELSYRFTGILSPGVHLIRTKSSLLNLEIGAGYVEEKKDKNEDGYAAGRTAITAEKLMNDHVLGWVTVEYIPKLADPSVSFINSEIGLASYITRNLSLNVCYQNRYDSTPSEDVKPSDTILSTALSLSF